In the genome of Hymenobacter cellulosivorans, one region contains:
- a CDS encoding S9 family peptidase, producing MNFRFLGLAFFLSAVSPVVLPASAPMAVAQQKQNITLEDIWAKGTFQARSVPGFNWMRDGRYYSSLDNGDLVQHDVTTGKAVQTLVAGQDLKLAGSTQPLPVEGYSFNSDEKKILFWTAEEPIYRRSSRATYFVYDRASKQLVPLSAGGKQSYATFSPDGKRVAFVRDNNLFVTDLATMQEKAVTTDGVQNKIINGSTDWVYEEEFEFAQAFFWSPDSRQLAFYTFDESQVPEYNMQVWGELYPQDYRYKYPKAGEKNSVVSISVHDVAAGRTTKMDVGPETNQYIPRIIWTETPNLLSIRRLNRLQNKLEILHADAGSGKTQVILTDEDKAYVEVNDDLRYLADGKQFLFSSEKDGYRHLYLYDMKGKLVRQLTKGNWEITSIDGFDEDKGIVYYSSTEASPLQRQLYRINLKGSGKTRLSEVAHGNNTVNISPDCKYYLNYFSAAGEPTTVSLRNGKDGKLVKVLEDNAKLRQTLSQYNLGKLEFISFKTSEGVTLNGSMLKPSNFDATKKYPVLMYVYGGPGSQTVKDDVGGGIALTNYLWHQLLAEQGYIIVSVDNRGTGARGAEFKKSTYANLGKLETIDQGESAKYLGTLPYVDKSRIGIWGWSFGGYMTALAMTKNADLFKMAISVAPVTNWRYYDSVYTERFLKTPQENPGGYDDNSPVQFAQQLKGKYLLVHGTGDDNVHFQNSTAWVDAMVKANKDFQSLYYPNRNHGIYGGNTRLHLYRQMTDFVLKNL from the coding sequence ATGAATTTTCGCTTTCTCGGGCTGGCCTTCTTTCTCTCGGCCGTTAGCCCTGTAGTGTTGCCCGCTTCGGCTCCGATGGCCGTGGCTCAGCAAAAACAGAATATCACCCTCGAAGATATCTGGGCCAAAGGCACTTTCCAGGCTCGCTCGGTGCCGGGTTTCAACTGGATGCGGGACGGCCGCTACTACTCCTCGCTCGACAACGGCGACCTGGTGCAGCACGACGTGACGACCGGCAAAGCCGTACAAACGCTCGTGGCTGGCCAAGACCTCAAGCTGGCCGGCAGCACCCAGCCCTTGCCCGTAGAAGGCTACTCGTTTAACTCCGACGAAAAGAAAATCCTGTTCTGGACGGCCGAGGAGCCCATTTACCGCCGCAGTTCCCGGGCCACTTACTTTGTGTACGACCGGGCCAGCAAGCAACTAGTGCCCCTGAGCGCCGGCGGCAAGCAGAGCTACGCCACCTTCTCGCCCGACGGCAAGCGCGTGGCTTTCGTGCGCGACAACAACCTGTTTGTGACCGACCTAGCCACGATGCAGGAAAAAGCCGTGACCACCGACGGCGTGCAAAACAAGATCATCAACGGCTCGACGGACTGGGTGTACGAGGAGGAATTCGAGTTTGCCCAGGCCTTTTTCTGGTCGCCCGACTCGCGGCAGCTGGCTTTCTACACCTTCGACGAAAGCCAGGTGCCCGAGTACAACATGCAGGTGTGGGGCGAGCTATACCCGCAGGACTACCGCTACAAGTATCCCAAGGCCGGCGAGAAAAACTCGGTGGTGAGCATTTCGGTGCACGACGTGGCGGCCGGCCGCACAACCAAGATGGATGTAGGCCCGGAAACCAACCAGTACATTCCGCGCATCATCTGGACCGAAACGCCCAACCTGCTCAGCATCCGGCGCCTGAACCGGTTGCAGAACAAGCTCGAAATCCTGCACGCCGACGCTGGCAGCGGTAAAACCCAGGTAATCCTGACTGACGAGGACAAGGCGTACGTGGAAGTCAACGACGACTTGCGCTACCTCGCCGATGGCAAGCAGTTCCTATTTAGCAGCGAAAAGGACGGCTACCGTCACCTTTACCTGTATGATATGAAGGGCAAGCTGGTGCGGCAACTCACTAAAGGCAACTGGGAAATCACCAGCATCGACGGCTTCGACGAGGACAAGGGCATCGTGTACTACTCCAGCACCGAGGCCTCGCCCTTGCAGCGGCAACTCTACCGCATCAACCTGAAGGGCAGCGGCAAAACCCGCCTGAGCGAGGTAGCCCACGGCAACAATACCGTCAACATCAGCCCCGACTGCAAGTATTACCTCAACTACTTCTCAGCCGCCGGCGAACCGACCACGGTGAGCCTGCGCAACGGCAAGGACGGTAAGCTGGTGAAGGTATTGGAAGACAACGCCAAGCTGCGCCAGACCCTGAGCCAGTACAACCTGGGCAAGCTCGAATTTATCAGCTTCAAAACCTCGGAAGGCGTGACGCTCAACGGCTCGATGCTGAAGCCCAGTAACTTCGACGCTACCAAGAAATACCCGGTGCTGATGTACGTATACGGCGGCCCCGGCTCCCAGACCGTGAAAGACGATGTGGGCGGCGGCATTGCCCTGACCAACTACCTTTGGCACCAGCTGCTGGCCGAGCAGGGCTACATCATCGTGTCGGTGGACAACCGCGGCACGGGTGCCCGGGGCGCTGAGTTTAAGAAGAGCACCTACGCCAACCTGGGCAAGCTCGAAACCATCGACCAGGGCGAAAGTGCCAAGTACCTGGGCACGTTGCCTTACGTAGATAAGTCGCGCATCGGTATCTGGGGCTGGAGCTTTGGAGGCTACATGACGGCCCTGGCCATGACTAAAAATGCAGACTTGTTTAAGATGGCTATTTCGGTGGCTCCCGTTACCAACTGGCGCTACTACGACTCGGTCTACACCGAGCGGTTCCTGAAAACGCCCCAGGAAAACCCCGGTGGCTACGACGACAACTCGCCCGTGCAGTTTGCTCAGCAGCTCAAGGGCAAGTACCTGCTCGTGCATGGCACCGGCGACGACAACGTGCACTTCCAGAACTCGACGGCCTGGGTCGACGCCATGGTAAAAGCCAACAAGGATTTCCAGTCGTTATACTATCCCAACCGTAACCACGGTATTTATGGAGGCAACACCCGGCTCCATTTATATCGTCAAATGACTGATTTCGTGCTGAAAAACCTGTAA
- a CDS encoding aldehyde dehydrogenase: MLQLQNFINGQFVPPANGRYLDNVEPATGQVYSQIPDSDAADVAQAVAAAQAAFPAWRALPAEKRGRLLVRISELIERDLERLAQAESQDNGKPVTLARAVDIPRAASNFAFFGTGIGHFSSESHFQEGQSLNYTVRHPLGVVGCISPWNLPLYLFTWKIAPALAAGNCVVAKPSEITPATAYWLGELCQEAGLPAGVLNIVHGTGPGAGQAIVEHPAIKAISFTGGTKTGEHIARTAAPMFKKLSLELGGKNPNLIFADCDLAAAVSTSIQSSFANQGQICLCGSRIFIERPIYEQFKELFLARVAGLTVGDPQVETSRQGALVSEAHLNKVLSYIELAQQEGGTLLAGGQRVQVPGRCADGYFLQPTVFEGLAPDCRTNREEIFGPVVTLTPFDTEEEALSWANGTDYGLSATIWTTDLDRAHRVAHQLHAGVVWINTWLLRDLRTPFGGMKNSGVGREGGLEALRFFTEPQNVCVKL, from the coding sequence ATGCTCCAGCTCCAGAATTTCATCAACGGCCAGTTTGTACCGCCCGCCAACGGCCGCTACCTCGACAACGTCGAACCCGCTACCGGCCAGGTCTACAGCCAGATTCCGGACTCTGACGCCGCCGACGTAGCGCAGGCCGTGGCCGCCGCTCAGGCCGCGTTTCCGGCCTGGCGGGCTTTGCCGGCCGAAAAGCGGGGCCGGCTGCTGGTGCGCATTTCGGAGCTTATCGAGCGGGACTTGGAGCGGCTGGCCCAGGCCGAAAGTCAGGACAATGGCAAGCCCGTGACCCTGGCTCGCGCCGTCGACATTCCGCGGGCGGCCAGCAACTTCGCCTTTTTCGGCACCGGTATCGGCCATTTTTCCTCCGAAAGCCACTTTCAGGAAGGCCAGTCGTTGAACTACACCGTGCGTCACCCGCTGGGCGTAGTGGGCTGCATTTCGCCCTGGAATTTGCCGCTGTACTTGTTTACCTGGAAAATCGCCCCAGCCCTGGCTGCCGGTAATTGCGTGGTGGCCAAGCCTTCGGAAATTACGCCGGCCACGGCTTACTGGCTGGGCGAGCTGTGCCAGGAAGCGGGCTTGCCGGCCGGGGTGCTCAACATTGTGCACGGCACCGGGCCGGGCGCGGGCCAAGCCATTGTGGAGCATCCGGCCATTAAGGCCATCAGCTTTACGGGCGGCACCAAGACCGGGGAGCATATTGCCCGCACCGCGGCGCCCATGTTCAAAAAACTGTCCTTGGAGCTGGGCGGCAAGAACCCCAACCTGATTTTCGCCGACTGCGACCTGGCCGCGGCCGTGAGCACCAGCATTCAGTCGAGCTTCGCCAACCAGGGCCAGATCTGCCTCTGCGGCTCCCGCATCTTCATCGAACGGCCCATTTACGAGCAGTTTAAAGAGCTGTTCCTGGCCCGCGTGGCCGGCCTCACCGTCGGCGACCCGCAAGTGGAAACCTCCCGACAGGGAGCTTTGGTCAGTGAGGCGCATCTGAATAAAGTCTTGTCCTACATCGAGCTGGCCCAGCAGGAAGGCGGCACGCTGTTGGCCGGCGGGCAGCGCGTGCAGGTGCCCGGCCGCTGCGCCGACGGCTACTTTCTGCAACCCACCGTGTTTGAAGGCCTCGCGCCCGACTGCCGCACCAACCGGGAGGAAATCTTCGGCCCGGTCGTCACGCTCACGCCCTTCGATACGGAGGAGGAAGCCCTGAGCTGGGCCAACGGCACCGACTACGGCCTGTCGGCCACCATCTGGACCACCGATTTGGACCGGGCCCACCGCGTGGCTCACCAGCTGCATGCCGGCGTGGTCTGGATTAACACCTGGCTGCTGCGTGACCTGCGGACGCCGTTTGGGGGCATGAAAAACTCGGGCGTGGGCCGGGAAGGCGGTCTGGAAGCGCTGCGTTTTTTCACCGAACCCCAGAACGTGTGCGTAAAGTTGTAG
- a CDS encoding energy transducer TonB — MKRRLLFYSLFLLTAVGCQREKPVQSEASKPVETAPALADSLPEAPATGAVNSRSWHQLGRRTSRTAPLVVYQRGTLRAPGSTDTTALPPSEARLHDLTLKASEYFKIDPTQPAEVHGREGTVVRIPAGALVDNSNRVAANPVWVEMKECYSVADMLLSNLTTVTPDGELLESGGIVLVRASARGQQLRLAPGQAFQLEMPGPASRRKELKLFYGQGGRGQQPVRWIAAGPAADLPPPAPVASNADQMPTYGNGPADINKLVRYPQTAVENKTEGIVYASFMVDEQGRVEAPSIVRGIGGGCDEEVLRVLRQTSGHWTPARSGGQLVKVKMMLPIRFSFHEGLANSDETAVASADTAGPTPVALSTDDDAPEEQEASDRRVFTCRKLGWLNADKPVAMGQSVDFTVPVDVEPGTSIRLVVEGSAAIAEAQPQADGYAFQGIPGGRKVLLIGTQYRNGTPYLAMRRTVAGQASSEALVFQETTLEDLERAIEKIQ; from the coding sequence ATGAAACGCCGTCTACTTTTTTATAGTCTGTTCCTCCTCACGGCAGTTGGCTGCCAGCGCGAAAAGCCGGTTCAGTCGGAAGCCTCCAAGCCCGTCGAAACTGCCCCAGCCCTAGCCGACTCCTTGCCCGAAGCTCCGGCTACCGGTGCTGTCAATAGCCGTTCGTGGCACCAGTTGGGGCGCCGTACTTCCCGCACGGCCCCGTTGGTGGTGTACCAGCGCGGCACTTTGCGGGCTCCGGGTAGCACCGACACCACGGCCCTGCCGCCCTCGGAAGCCCGCCTCCACGACCTCACGCTCAAGGCCAGTGAGTATTTCAAGATTGACCCTACCCAGCCCGCCGAAGTGCACGGGCGCGAAGGCACGGTGGTCCGGATTCCGGCCGGCGCTTTGGTTGATAACAGTAACCGCGTCGCTGCTAACCCCGTGTGGGTGGAAATGAAGGAGTGCTACAGCGTGGCCGATATGCTGCTCTCCAACCTGACGACGGTGACACCCGACGGGGAGTTGCTCGAATCGGGTGGTATCGTGCTGGTGCGGGCCTCAGCCCGCGGGCAGCAGCTGCGGCTGGCACCCGGGCAGGCGTTTCAGCTGGAAATGCCCGGTCCGGCCTCGCGGCGCAAGGAGCTGAAACTGTTTTACGGCCAAGGAGGCCGCGGGCAGCAGCCGGTGCGCTGGATAGCCGCCGGCCCCGCCGCCGATTTGCCCCCGCCCGCTCCCGTCGCTAGCAACGCCGACCAGATGCCAACCTATGGCAACGGTCCGGCCGACATCAATAAGCTGGTGCGCTACCCGCAAACCGCTGTCGAAAACAAAACTGAGGGCATTGTGTACGCCTCGTTTATGGTCGACGAGCAGGGCCGGGTGGAGGCGCCGAGCATCGTGCGCGGTATTGGGGGCGGCTGCGACGAAGAAGTGTTGCGGGTGTTGCGCCAAACCTCGGGCCACTGGACCCCGGCCCGTAGCGGCGGGCAGCTGGTGAAAGTAAAAATGATGCTGCCCATCCGCTTTTCTTTCCATGAAGGCTTGGCCAATTCCGACGAAACCGCCGTGGCCTCGGCTGATACTGCCGGTCCTACGCCCGTGGCACTGTCTACCGACGACGACGCCCCGGAAGAGCAGGAGGCCTCCGACCGGCGCGTGTTTACCTGCCGTAAGCTGGGCTGGCTCAACGCCGACAAACCCGTAGCCATGGGCCAGTCGGTCGACTTTACCGTGCCCGTAGATGTGGAGCCCGGCACCAGTATCCGGCTGGTGGTGGAAGGCTCGGCCGCCATTGCCGAAGCCCAACCCCAGGCCGATGGCTACGCGTTTCAGGGTATTCCCGGGGGGCGCAAAGTATTGCTTATCGGCACGCAGTACCGCAACGGCACGCCGTATCTGGCTATGCGCCGCACCGTAGCGGGGCAGGCCAGCAGTGAGGCACTGGTGTTTCAGGAAACGACGCTGGAGGATCTGGAGCGGGCAATAGAGAAAATTCAGTAG
- a CDS encoding glycosyltransferase family 2 protein, protein MDISVIIPIYNEEANIPALYTRLGGVLDPMGLQYEFIFINDGSRDKSLALVQNLAARDPRVRYIDFSRNFGHQIAVTAGLDLAAGQTVVIIDADLQDPPELIPQLYAKLQEGYEVVYAKRRSRQGESAAKKLTAKLFYRLLASITSISIPVDTGDFRIISRKVVDALKQMPEQNKFIRGQISWIGYRQTYIEYDRAERAGGETGYTYRKMIRLALDGITGFSDAPLKAATISGFIVSGIAFLVMLYTLYSRFISHDYQPGWASLMISILFLGGVQLIAVGIIGEYIARLSANVRQRPLYIISDTNIPVTHTSTQPAEQPAR, encoded by the coding sequence GTGGATATCTCCGTCATCATTCCCATCTATAACGAAGAAGCTAATATTCCGGCGCTCTACACGCGCCTGGGCGGCGTGCTGGACCCCATGGGCCTGCAGTATGAGTTTATCTTTATTAATGACGGTTCGCGGGATAAGTCGCTGGCGCTGGTGCAGAACCTGGCCGCCCGCGACCCGCGGGTGCGCTACATCGACTTCAGCCGCAACTTCGGCCACCAGATTGCCGTCACGGCCGGCTTAGACCTGGCCGCGGGCCAAACGGTAGTCATCATTGATGCCGACCTACAGGACCCCCCCGAGCTGATTCCCCAGCTCTACGCCAAGCTGCAGGAAGGCTACGAGGTGGTGTATGCCAAGCGCCGTTCCCGTCAGGGAGAAAGCGCCGCCAAGAAACTAACCGCCAAACTATTCTACCGCCTACTGGCCAGCATTACCAGCATTTCCATTCCGGTCGATACCGGCGACTTCCGCATCATTTCGCGCAAGGTCGTGGATGCCTTAAAGCAGATGCCGGAGCAGAACAAGTTTATCCGCGGCCAGATTTCCTGGATTGGCTACCGCCAAACCTACATCGAATACGACCGGGCCGAGCGGGCCGGCGGTGAAACGGGCTACACCTACCGCAAGATGATCCGGCTGGCCCTCGACGGCATCACCGGCTTTTCCGACGCGCCCCTAAAGGCGGCCACCATCAGCGGCTTTATCGTGTCGGGCATTGCCTTTCTGGTGATGCTCTACACGCTCTACTCCCGCTTTATCTCCCACGATTACCAGCCGGGCTGGGCCTCGCTGATGATTAGCATCCTGTTTTTGGGTGGCGTGCAGCTCATTGCCGTCGGCATCATCGGCGAGTACATTGCCCGCCTGAGCGCCAACGTACGGCAGCGTCCCCTCTACATCATTTCCGACACCAATATTCCGGTAACGCACACGTCTACGCAGCCGGCAGAGCAGCCTGCGCGCTAA
- a CDS encoding ArnT family glycosyltransferase — MKLSFLDGYTVPRWFWPLVLGLNLLLHLPFFNQPPNSVHVWRQSNTMAVARNLYEEDMNLLRPRVDRRNESDGVTGMQFPSYEWIVAVGYKVLGFHEAIPRVVTWLIFASGVLAFFALVQRLSGSRWLAAVGAWGLSWSPELFYHSINALPDVLALSASVAGLFYFLRWYQERRGLDFWLSLLLTTLAGLTKLQYLVIGFPIAVLILRDLWQRRLGWRRDALPLLVFAVVTVGCTLAWYAYAVRLIETSGLADFGLELRPATDVAVAIKTLTHNLISDIPELLINYGNFGLLVLGLVAVVRGGYVRRYWFGPLLAWALALLAYHIIELRQMSVHQYYMLPYVPVLLLLVVVGAGWLAQKPKWRWALALLLLAQPVLAFVRIAPARWMGGAREVPTELFEAATRAELDNAVPDSALCVVGPDESGCKYFYFLHKKGFGYNESGQLFEPVAGGQTYLANCIQRGAQYLYTNDTTLLTQDPRLRPYVARTVKQVGDFRVLALRPATAASSDSTTAR; from the coding sequence ATGAAACTTTCCTTTTTGGATGGCTACACGGTACCGCGTTGGTTTTGGCCGCTGGTGCTGGGTTTGAACCTGCTGCTGCACCTGCCGTTTTTCAATCAGCCGCCCAACAGTGTGCACGTGTGGCGGCAAAGCAACACGATGGCCGTGGCCCGCAACCTCTACGAGGAGGACATGAACCTGCTGCGCCCCCGCGTAGACCGGCGCAACGAGTCGGACGGCGTCACGGGCATGCAGTTTCCGAGCTACGAGTGGATTGTGGCCGTGGGCTATAAGGTGCTGGGCTTCCACGAGGCCATTCCGCGGGTTGTGACCTGGCTGATTTTTGCCAGCGGCGTGCTGGCCTTTTTCGCGTTGGTACAGCGTCTCTCGGGCTCCCGCTGGCTGGCCGCGGTGGGCGCCTGGGGCCTAAGCTGGAGCCCGGAGCTGTTCTACCATAGCATCAATGCCCTGCCCGACGTGCTGGCCTTGTCGGCGTCCGTAGCGGGCTTGTTTTACTTTCTACGCTGGTATCAGGAGCGCCGGGGCCTGGATTTCTGGCTGAGCCTGCTGCTGACCACCCTGGCCGGCCTGACCAAGCTGCAGTACTTGGTTATTGGGTTTCCCATTGCCGTGCTTATCCTGCGCGACCTGTGGCAGCGCCGCCTTGGCTGGCGCCGCGATGCGCTGCCGCTGCTGGTTTTTGCCGTTGTTACTGTCGGCTGCACCCTGGCTTGGTACGCCTATGCCGTGCGCCTGATCGAAACCTCCGGCCTGGCCGACTTTGGCCTGGAGCTGCGCCCTGCCACCGACGTGGCCGTGGCTATTAAAACGCTGACCCACAACCTGATTTCGGATATTCCCGAGCTGCTGATCAACTACGGCAACTTTGGCCTGCTGGTACTGGGTCTGGTGGCGGTGGTTCGGGGCGGTTACGTGCGCCGCTATTGGTTTGGGCCGCTGCTGGCCTGGGCCCTGGCCTTGCTGGCCTACCATATTATTGAGCTGCGCCAGATGAGTGTGCACCAGTACTACATGCTGCCGTATGTGCCGGTGCTGTTGCTGCTGGTGGTGGTAGGGGCAGGGTGGCTGGCGCAAAAGCCCAAGTGGCGCTGGGCCTTGGCCTTGCTGCTGTTGGCTCAGCCGGTGCTGGCCTTCGTGCGCATCGCGCCGGCCCGCTGGATGGGCGGGGCCCGCGAAGTGCCCACCGAGCTGTTTGAAGCCGCTACCCGGGCCGAGCTGGACAATGCCGTGCCCGATTCGGCGCTGTGCGTAGTCGGCCCCGACGAATCGGGCTGCAAGTACTTTTATTTCCTGCACAAGAAAGGCTTCGGCTACAACGAAAGCGGCCAGCTGTTTGAGCCCGTAGCGGGTGGGCAGACCTACCTGGCTAACTGCATCCAGCGCGGCGCTCAGTATCTGTATACCAACGACACCACGTTGCTGACCCAAGACCCGCGCCTGCGGCCCTACGTAGCCCGCACCGTCAAGCAAGTCGGCGACTTCCGGGTGCTGGCGTTGCGCCCGGCCACGGCTGCCTCTTCCGATTCAACTACGGCCCGATGA